The following are encoded together in the Bradyrhizobium algeriense genome:
- a CDS encoding enoyl-CoA hydratase codes for MTYQHILYEVSDKIATVTLNRPDRMNAWTVTMERDVRHAMEAAAGDDSVRVIVLTGAGRAFCAGADMEALQGIDPNEIRRGENTPPFDMNRRADWQTRYAYYPAIPKPVIGMLNGATAGIGLVHALYCDLRFAADNTVFTTSFARRGLIAEHGISWMLPRIVGHANALDLLMSARRVTSEEALRIGLVNRLYPPDQLREQTYAYAWDLADFVSPSAISVIKRQLYDVPFQTLAEATIDANREMQIALKGSDFREGVASFVEKRAPKFTGK; via the coding sequence ATGACCTATCAGCATATTCTCTACGAGGTAAGCGACAAGATCGCGACCGTCACGCTCAACCGGCCGGACCGCATGAATGCGTGGACCGTGACCATGGAGCGCGACGTGCGCCACGCGATGGAGGCGGCGGCCGGTGATGACAGCGTCCGCGTCATCGTGCTCACCGGCGCGGGTCGCGCCTTCTGCGCCGGCGCCGACATGGAAGCCCTGCAGGGCATCGATCCCAACGAGATCCGTCGCGGCGAGAACACGCCGCCGTTCGACATGAACCGACGGGCGGACTGGCAGACGCGCTACGCCTATTATCCGGCGATCCCGAAGCCCGTGATCGGCATGCTGAACGGCGCCACCGCCGGCATCGGCCTCGTCCATGCGCTCTATTGCGACCTGCGTTTTGCCGCCGACAATACCGTCTTCACCACCTCGTTTGCGCGCCGCGGGCTGATCGCCGAGCACGGCATCAGCTGGATGCTGCCGCGCATCGTCGGCCACGCCAATGCGCTCGATTTGCTGATGTCCGCGCGGCGGGTCACCAGCGAGGAGGCGCTGCGGATCGGGCTGGTCAACCGCCTCTATCCGCCGGACCAGTTGCGCGAGCAGACCTATGCCTATGCGTGGGATCTCGCCGATTTCGTCTCGCCCAGCGCGATTTCCGTGATCAAGCGGCAGCTCTACGACGTGCCGTTCCAGACGCTCGCCGAAGCCACCATCGACGCCAACCGCGAAATGCAGATCGCGCTGAAGGGGAGCGATTTCCGGGAGGGGGTGGCGAGTTTTGTGGAGAAGCGGGCGCCGAAGTTTACGGGGAAGTGA